Proteins encoded in a region of the Buchnera aphidicola (Thelaxes suberi) genome:
- the hisS gene encoding histidine--tRNA ligase has protein sequence MDTKLQSIRGMRDYLPDETEIFRKIEDCLISVLKTHSIKEIKLPIIEYTDLFYKTIGIGTDILEKEMYTFYNKGNKSITLRPEGTAGCVRSALQNNLFSRFLEHKIWYLGPMFRCERPQKGRYRQFYQLGIEIFGLKGIAIELELLIIAYKWWKKLGIQNLIYLEINSIGSCIERENFKKVLINFFKKYESKFDEEMKKTLSNNPLRLLDSKKPLIQSIIHYAPKLFDYLYDDTKIQFQELCSLLNLMNIPFIVNKNLIRGLDYYNNMVFEWKIHKEQSQNAICAGGRYDNLVEQLGGSHVPALGCAVGLDRLYLLIKQSKIFVNTNDNLDIIIVFLDQKYIAYSFKIAEIIRNEFTKLKVKIDFKENKLTKKIQNANKCLTKFMLIIGKKEFEQNAIIIKNLISHTQILISIEQLTSYLKTVL, from the coding sequence GTGGATACAAAATTACAGTCAATTCGAGGTATGCGAGATTATTTACCTGATGAAACTGAAATATTTAGAAAAATAGAAGATTGTCTCATTTCTGTTTTAAAAACACATTCCATTAAAGAAATAAAGTTACCTATTATAGAATATACTGATTTATTTTATAAAACTATAGGTATAGGAACAGATATTTTAGAAAAAGAAATGTATACTTTTTATAATAAAGGTAATAAGTCAATAACATTAAGACCAGAAGGTACAGCAGGATGTGTTAGATCAGCTCTTCAAAATAATCTATTTAGTCGTTTTTTGGAGCATAAAATATGGTATCTGGGTCCAATGTTTCGATGTGAAAGACCTCAAAAAGGAAGATATCGTCAATTTTATCAATTAGGAATAGAAATATTTGGTTTAAAAGGTATTGCAATAGAATTAGAATTGCTAATTATTGCATATAAATGGTGGAAAAAATTAGGAATTCAAAACTTGATATATTTAGAAATTAATTCTATTGGATCTTGTATAGAAAGAGAAAATTTTAAAAAAGTATTAATAAATTTTTTTAAAAAATACGAATCTAAATTTGATGAAGAAATGAAAAAAACACTATCTAATAATCCATTAAGATTATTAGATAGTAAAAAACCATTAATACAATCAATTATCCATTATGCTCCTAAATTATTTGATTATCTTTATGATGATACAAAAATTCAATTTCAGGAACTATGTTCATTATTAAATTTAATGAATATACCTTTTATTGTTAATAAAAATTTAATTAGAGGGTTAGATTATTATAATAATATGGTATTTGAATGGAAAATACATAAAGAACAATCACAAAATGCAATTTGCGCAGGAGGGCGATATGACAATTTAGTAGAACAATTAGGGGGAAGTCATGTTCCCGCTCTAGGTTGTGCTGTAGGATTAGATAGACTATATCTTTTGATTAAACAATCTAAAATTTTTGTTAATACTAATGATAATTTAGATATTATTATTGTTTTTTTAGATCAAAAATATATTGCTTATTCTTTTAAAATAGCTGAGATTATTCGTAATGAATTTACAAAATTAAAGGTTAAAATAGATTTTAAAGAGAATAAACTTACTAAAAAAATACAAAACGCAAACAAATGTTTAACAAAATTCATGTTAATTATTGGAAAAAAAGAATTTGAACAAAATGCAATAATTATTAAGAATTTAATTAGTCATACTCAAATATTAATTTCAATTGAACAATTAACAAGTTACCTTAAGACTGTTTTGTAA
- a CDS encoding DMT family transporter, whose translation MKKLIIIILFFFVSFSLGANWIAMKIAVKTIPPIFATSLRFLLVSPLLIVIAYINNITLLFPKKERFFQFLISFFYFSVPFALMIYAAQYINNILSALIFSNIPVLMLINRSYIQKEKIQNVQIMGVFIVIVSFLFFTVFNLGMHNFYKYKGWIALLCAALCHSYIYVYLWKKKLNHLSVITFNALPSLLSGITLLIVSICIEHPSIYCFSYSSIKSILFLSYCSGFLGIVAYFYLQKEINSFYASTVFLTFPIIVIILEHFMYRKYINIYEILLIIFFIFGSVVAILPNKKLKKSKN comes from the coding sequence GTGAAGAAATTAATAATAATAATATTATTTTTTTTTGTTTCGTTTTCCTTAGGAGCAAATTGGATTGCTATGAAAATCGCAGTGAAAACAATTCCACCTATTTTTGCAACTAGTTTAAGATTTTTATTAGTATCTCCATTATTAATTGTTATTGCTTATATTAATAATATTACGTTACTTTTTCCAAAAAAAGAAAGATTTTTTCAGTTTTTAATATCATTTTTTTATTTTTCAGTTCCATTCGCTTTAATGATATATGCAGCACAATATATTAATAATATATTAAGTGCTTTGATTTTTTCTAATATTCCAGTTTTAATGTTAATTAATCGTAGTTATATACAAAAAGAAAAAATACAAAATGTACAAATCATGGGTGTTTTTATTGTTATAGTGTCTTTTTTATTTTTTACTGTTTTTAATTTAGGAATGCATAATTTTTATAAATATAAAGGATGGATAGCATTATTATGTGCTGCTTTATGTCATTCATATATTTATGTATATTTATGGAAAAAAAAATTAAATCATTTGTCAGTGATTACTTTTAATGCTTTACCATCTTTATTATCTGGAATAACTTTATTAATTGTATCAATTTGTATTGAGCATCCTAGTATATATTGTTTTTCTTATAGTTCTATAAAATCAATTTTATTTTTATCTTACTGTTCTGGATTTTTAGGAATAGTTGCATATTTTTATTTACAAAAAGAAATTAATTCTTTTTATGCATCAACAGTTTTTTTAACATTTCCTATAATAGTTATTATTTTAGAACATTTTATGTATCGAAAATATATTAATATATATGAAATACTGCTCATTATTTTTTTCATTTTTGGTTCGGTTGTAGCTATTTTACCTAATAAAAAATTAAAAAAAAGTAAGAATTAA
- the glyA gene encoding serine hydroxymethyltransferase, with translation MILNYQSLRNYDIDIWNALNLESIRQEEHIELIASENYASNLVLQLQGSILTNKYAEGYPEKRYYGGCQYIDIIEKIAISRAKKLFNVDYANVQPHSGSQANFAVYNALLNPGDTILGMNLSHGGHLTHGSTVNFSGKIYKSFFYGLNEKGEIDYKQIEKIAHEKKPKMIIAGFSAYSGLCNWELMRDIADSINAYLFADISHVAGMIAAKLYPNPFPYAHVATTTTHKTLSGPRGGIILSNENNDELYKKINSSVFPGSQGGPLMHVIAAKAVAFKEAMSSEFYSYQKQILLNAKIMSQLFLKNNFTLVSNGTHNHLFVINLEKNKITGKEAENILQLANITVNKNSIPHDKQNPFITSGIRIGTPAITRRGFKEIEASIVTEWIIELLHNINNKQCILDIKNKVLQLCKKYPVYI, from the coding sequence TTGATTTTAAATTATCAATCTTTACGAAATTACGATATAGATATTTGGAATGCACTAAATTTAGAATCAATCAGACAAGAAGAGCATATAGAACTAATAGCATCAGAAAATTATGCAAGTAATTTAGTTTTACAATTACAAGGTTCTATATTAACTAATAAATATGCTGAAGGATATCCTGAAAAAAGATATTATGGAGGATGTCAATACATTGATATCATAGAAAAAATAGCTATTAGTCGAGCAAAAAAATTATTTAATGTTGATTATGCAAATGTACAACCACATTCGGGATCACAAGCTAACTTTGCAGTATATAATGCTTTATTAAATCCAGGAGACACTATTTTAGGCATGAATTTATCCCATGGAGGTCATTTGACCCATGGTTCTACAGTTAATTTTTCCGGTAAAATATATAAATCATTTTTTTATGGATTAAATGAAAAAGGTGAAATTGATTATAAACAAATTGAAAAAATAGCACATGAAAAAAAACCAAAAATGATTATTGCAGGATTTTCTGCTTATTCTGGTTTGTGTAATTGGGAATTAATGCGTGATATTGCTGATAGTATTAATGCATATTTGTTTGCAGATATTTCTCATGTAGCTGGAATGATTGCTGCAAAATTATATCCTAACCCCTTTCCTTACGCCCATGTTGCAACTACTACAACACATAAAACTTTATCAGGTCCGAGAGGAGGAATAATTTTATCTAATGAAAACAATGATGAATTGTACAAAAAAATTAATTCTTCTGTTTTTCCAGGATCTCAAGGGGGACCATTAATGCATGTAATTGCAGCCAAAGCTGTAGCTTTTAAAGAAGCTATGAGTTCAGAATTTTATTCATATCAAAAACAAATATTATTAAATGCAAAAATAATGTCCCAATTATTTTTAAAAAATAATTTTACACTTGTATCAAATGGAACTCATAATCATTTATTTGTTATTAATCTAGAAAAAAATAAAATTACCGGTAAAGAAGCTGAAAATATATTACAATTAGCTAATATTACAGTAAATAAAAATAGTATTCCGCATGATAAACAAAATCCTTTTATTACTTCAGGTATTCGAATCGGTACTCCTGCTATTACCAGAAGAGGTTTTAAAGAAATAGAAGCTTCTATTGTTACAGAATGGATAATAGAATTATTACATAATATTAATAATAAACAATGTATTTTAGATATAAAAAATAAAGTATTACAATTATGTAAAAAATATCCTGTATATATTTAA
- the rlmN gene encoding 23S rRNA (adenine(2503)-C(2))-methyltransferase RlmN translates to MNIIDKKINLFNFDVINMRKFFISIQEKSFRADQIMKWIYHHNCINLLDMNNIKKKLRYNLSKIVSIIPPKFVKEQISLDGSIKWSVLVDNQLVETIYIPEKSRATLCISTQAGCNLKCVFCLTGKQGFNRNLKVSEIIGQIWQARKIIKKNNYHPITNIVLMGMGEPLLNFNNVVKSIKIMLHPLGFGFSKKKITLSTSGIVPAINQLINEVDVNLAISLHAPNDMIRSQIMPINNKYNIQMVLLAAQNYMKKSKANRNGITIEYVLLHNINDSLQHANQLTNILSNIKSKINLIPWNDFHGSSLSCSSNIRIQSFHNFLLKKNFFSTIRKNRGQDIQAACGQLSGLIYTKK, encoded by the coding sequence ATGAATATCATTGATAAAAAAATTAATTTATTTAATTTTGATGTTATTAATATGAGAAAGTTTTTTATATCTATTCAAGAAAAATCATTTCGAGCAGATCAGATTATGAAATGGATATATCATCATAATTGCATTAATTTGCTAGACATGAATAATATAAAAAAAAAATTACGTTATAATTTAAGTAAAATTGTCTCGATTATACCACCTAAGTTTGTAAAAGAACAGATATCTTTAGATGGTTCAATAAAGTGGAGTGTTTTAGTTGATAACCAATTAGTAGAAACTATTTATATACCAGAAAAAAGTAGAGCAACTCTATGTATATCAACACAAGCAGGGTGTAATTTAAAATGCGTTTTTTGTTTAACAGGAAAACAAGGTTTTAACCGTAATTTAAAAGTTTCAGAAATTATAGGTCAAATTTGGCAAGCAAGAAAAATTATTAAAAAAAATAATTATCATCCTATTACTAATATTGTATTGATGGGTATGGGGGAGCCTTTATTAAATTTTAACAATGTTGTTAAATCTATTAAAATAATGCTACACCCCTTAGGTTTTGGTTTTTCAAAAAAAAAGATTACTTTGTCAACTTCTGGGATTGTGCCAGCAATCAATCAATTAATTAATGAAGTAGATGTTAATTTAGCAATTTCATTACACGCTCCTAACGACATGATTAGAAGCCAGATTATGCCTATAAATAATAAATACAACATTCAAATGGTACTTTTAGCAGCTCAAAATTATATGAAGAAATCTAAAGCTAATCGTAATGGTATTACTATTGAATATGTATTACTACATAACATAAATGATTCACTACAACATGCTAATCAATTAACTAATATTTTATCAAATATAAAAAGTAAAATTAATTTAATTCCATGGAACGATTTTCATGGTTCATCTTTGTCATGTAGTTCTAATATACGAATACAATCATTTCATAATTTTTTATTAAAAAAAAATTTTTTTTCTACAATAAGAAAAAATAGAGGTCAAGATATTCAAGCTGCGTGTGGACAACTATCTGGATTAATATATACAAAAAAATAA
- a CDS encoding pseudouridine synthase produces the protein MAEERIQKILSRLGYGSRRSIEQLIQNNNIIINKKKIILGEKIDIKNIHELYINKIKINFNKKKQKIEKRILIYNKPVGEISTRKDPLNRITIFKNLPKLTNTKWISVGRLDLNTSGLIIFTNCGQTANKLMHPKNYIKRVYLARLFGKINVFKINMLRMGLTIENNFLHFNEIKIHNSNKTFKWYKVSLYEGKNREIRKLFNYLQIQVSRLIRIQYGSISLPHSLYPGNFKELSNKIRI, from the coding sequence ATGGCAGAAGAGCGAATACAGAAAATTTTATCCAGGTTAGGTTATGGGTCTCGTAGATCAATTGAACAATTAATACAAAACAATAATATTATTATTAATAAAAAAAAAATTATTTTAGGAGAAAAGATAGACATTAAAAATATACATGAATTGTATATTAATAAAATAAAAATTAACTTTAATAAAAAAAAACAGAAAATAGAAAAAAGAATATTAATATATAATAAACCTGTCGGAGAAATATCAACTAGAAAAGATCCTTTAAACCGTATTACAATTTTTAAAAATTTACCAAAATTAACGAATACAAAATGGATTAGTGTTGGTAGATTAGATTTAAATACCAGTGGTTTAATAATTTTTACAAACTGTGGGCAAACAGCTAATAAATTAATGCATCCTAAAAACTATATTAAACGAGTGTATTTAGCTCGACTATTTGGAAAGATAAACGTTTTTAAAATTAATATGTTGCGTATGGGGTTAACTATTGAAAATAATTTTTTACACTTTAATGAAATTAAAATTCATAATAGTAATAAGACATTTAAATGGTACAAAGTTTCTTTGTATGAAGGAAAAAATCGTGAAATAAGAAAACTATTTAATTATTTACAAATTCAAGTTTCTCGATTGATTAGAATTCAATATGGATCTATTTCATTACCTCATAGTTTATATCCGGGCAATTTTAAAGAATTATCTAATAAAATACGTATTTAG
- a CDS encoding inositol monophosphatase family protein, whose product MHPILNIAIRIVRKVGAFILQVYDSQSFAHHDQQNTISIVNTVIVKSEKIMVDMIKKFYPDHKILSTYNIREKFENNKIYWLINPLSGKINFSKKIPYFCTSISIIINKKVEASVIYDPLQNELFTSVKGQGSKLNGFRTRCIQPYSIKNTIISINNNFIYTICTNNIYSEFLNQMNFDGIQIKCLGSLTLNLAYVSVGRTSGLICIQSPFLKILSGELQIRESGGLINNFNSNMNIIQNNKETNMLDIVVGSSKLIKYVSEQISKIKK is encoded by the coding sequence ATGCATCCTATATTAAACATTGCTATCCGAATTGTTCGTAAAGTAGGTGCATTTATTCTTCAAGTTTATGATTCTCAATCATTTGCACATCATGACCAACAAAATACGATTAGTATTGTTAATACTGTAATTGTTAAATCAGAAAAAATTATGGTTGATATGATCAAAAAATTTTATCCTGATCATAAAATACTATCAACTTATAACATCAGAGAAAAATTTGAAAACAATAAGATATACTGGTTAATCAATCCGTTGAGTGGAAAAATAAATTTTAGTAAAAAAATTCCTTATTTTTGTACATCAATAAGCATTATTATTAACAAAAAAGTAGAAGCATCTGTAATATATGACCCCTTACAAAATGAATTATTTACATCAGTTAAAGGGCAAGGTTCAAAACTTAATGGATTTCGTACTCGTTGCATACAACCATATTCGATTAAAAATACAATTATTTCAATTAATAACAATTTCATTTATACTATTTGCACGAATAATATATATTCTGAATTTTTAAATCAAATGAATTTTGATGGAATTCAAATCAAATGTTTAGGATCTTTAACATTAAATTTAGCATATGTATCTGTCGGAAGGACAAGTGGTTTAATTTGTATTCAATCTCCTTTTTTAAAAATTTTGTCTGGAGAGTTACAAATTAGAGAATCTGGAGGATTAATTAACAATTTTAATAGTAATATGAATATTATACAAAATAATAAAGAAACTAACATGCTAGATATTGTAGTAGGAAGTTCAAAACTAATAAAGTATGTTTCTGAACAAATATCTAAAATAAAAAAATAA
- the trpD gene encoding anthranilate phosphoribosyltransferase, with product MKDIFKKMYSYKELSEQETYNLFNHIIFKKKNNIELTASLIAMKMRGERYNEILGITRLFLEKSRLFPSPKYKFADIVGTGGDNYNDINISTISSFVASSLGLKIAKHCNVSITSKSGSSNILKKFNINLNISPKISRFFLDKFNICFLFAPFYHQGFRQAHPIRKFLNTRTIFNILGPLTNPAKPPFTLIGVYHKKWINVIIRILKELKYQRAIVLCSNNTDEVTLFTKTYIAELKNKKINSYVLEPQHFGLNTFNFNNINEGGKPKKNHEIITKLLQGQGSEFHEQTIAANVALVLKIFGHENLKENAQNALKIIRSGIVYKKIIKIAQLGKA from the coding sequence ATGAAAGATATTTTTAAAAAAATGTATTCTTATAAAGAGCTAAGCGAACAAGAAACATATAATCTTTTTAATCATATAATTTTTAAGAAAAAAAATAACATAGAATTAACAGCTTCACTGATTGCAATGAAAATGAGAGGAGAAAGGTATAATGAAATATTAGGAATAACACGTTTATTTTTAGAAAAATCTCGATTATTCCCCTCACCAAAATATAAATTTGCAGATATTGTAGGAACAGGAGGTGATAATTATAATGATATTAATATATCAACTATTAGTTCTTTTGTAGCATCTAGTTTAGGATTAAAAATTGCAAAACACTGTAATGTTAGCATTACTAGTAAATCTGGATCCTCTAATATTTTAAAAAAATTTAATATCAATTTAAATATATCGCCTAAAATATCTCGATTTTTTTTAGATAAATTTAATATTTGTTTTCTTTTTGCTCCTTTTTATCATCAAGGTTTTCGTCAAGCACATCCTATTAGAAAATTTTTAAACACAAGAACAATTTTTAATATACTAGGACCTTTAACGAACCCTGCCAAACCTCCATTTACTTTAATAGGTGTATATCACAAAAAATGGATTAATGTAATAATTAGAATATTAAAAGAATTAAAATATCAAAGAGCTATTGTATTATGTAGCAATAATACAGATGAAGTGACCTTATTTACAAAAACATACATTGCAGAATTAAAAAATAAGAAAATTAATTCATATGTTCTAGAACCACAACATTTTGGTTTGAACACGTTTAATTTTAATAACATAAACGAAGGGGGAAAACCAAAAAAAAATCATGAGATAATAACAAAATTACTACAAGGACAAGGATCTGAATTTCATGAACAAACAATTGCTGCAAACGTTGCATTAGTATTAAAAATATTTGGTCATGAAAATTTAAAAGAAAATGCTCAAAATGCATTAAAAATAATTAGAAGTGGAATAGTTTATAAAAAAATTATTAAAATTGCACAATTAGGAAAAGCATGA